A region from the Pseudonocardia petroleophila genome encodes:
- a CDS encoding LLM class flavin-dependent oxidoreductase, with translation MRLASFLLPSAAATPEQFRQGYAGANPNFYQRALFENGAVLRQLDDLGFDFAAFSEHHFHLEGLEMSNNPILLGAWAAGLTTRLRIAQMATVLPARNPVLVAEDLAMLDHFSGGRMIAGFARGYQSRHVTTVGQKNGAVATYATDPQYAEHDAQNRELFEEAYQVVRGLWENREFSFHGTHWQVPPRGITWDHPGTREMAPATVGADGTVQKIGIAPNTLQDPSTIELVVPFTLSPNTIRWAAREGGWPIIFSPIEETVKMCLDAYHEEAKLRDPAIGWGRNVGHFREVVVADTDEEAFAIGRDALGFIWPTWHDHFGFNEALRRPGEEGPVPNDYRAMVDRGFSITGSVDTVARNLEKAVEAFGIELLVLWMGIGPAPLDKMLRSNELLVEQVLPKIGIKLDRFEPTLRPEFDTAKWTAAV, from the coding sequence ATGCGGTTGGCATCGTTCCTGCTGCCCAGTGCGGCGGCGACCCCGGAGCAGTTCAGGCAGGGCTACGCCGGGGCGAACCCGAACTTCTACCAGCGGGCGCTGTTCGAGAACGGCGCCGTGCTGCGCCAGCTCGACGACCTCGGCTTCGATTTCGCGGCGTTCTCCGAGCACCACTTCCATCTCGAGGGCCTCGAGATGTCGAACAACCCGATCCTGCTCGGTGCCTGGGCGGCTGGGTTGACCACGCGGTTGCGCATCGCGCAGATGGCCACCGTGCTCCCGGCCCGCAATCCCGTGCTGGTCGCCGAGGACCTCGCGATGCTCGACCACTTCAGCGGCGGCCGGATGATCGCCGGCTTCGCCCGCGGCTACCAGAGCCGGCACGTCACGACCGTCGGGCAGAAGAACGGCGCCGTCGCGACCTATGCGACCGACCCGCAGTACGCCGAGCACGACGCCCAGAACCGCGAGCTCTTCGAGGAGGCCTACCAGGTCGTGCGCGGGCTGTGGGAGAACCGCGAGTTCTCCTTCCACGGCACGCACTGGCAGGTGCCGCCGCGCGGGATCACGTGGGACCACCCGGGGACGCGGGAGATGGCACCGGCCACGGTGGGCGCCGACGGCACCGTCCAGAAGATCGGGATCGCGCCCAACACGCTGCAGGACCCGTCGACCATCGAGCTGGTGGTGCCGTTCACGCTCAGCCCCAACACCATCCGGTGGGCGGCGCGCGAGGGCGGCTGGCCGATCATCTTCAGCCCGATCGAGGAGACGGTCAAGATGTGCCTCGACGCCTACCACGAGGAGGCGAAGCTGCGGGATCCGGCGATCGGCTGGGGGCGCAACGTCGGGCACTTCCGCGAGGTCGTGGTGGCCGACACCGACGAGGAGGCCTTCGCCATCGGCCGGGACGCGCTGGGGTTCATCTGGCCGACCTGGCACGACCACTTCGGGTTCAACGAGGCCCTGCGCCGCCCGGGCGAGGAAGGGCCGGTGCCCAACGACTACCGCGCCATGGTCGACCGCGGGTTCTCGATCACCGGCTCGGTCGACACCGTGGCCCGCAACCTGGAGAAGGCCGTCGAGGCGTTCGGCATCGAGCTGCTCGTGCTGTGGATGGGGATCGGTCCCGCGCCGCTGGACAAGATGCTGCGCAGCAACGAGCTGCTGGTGGAGCAGGTCCTGCCGAAGA
- the hpaB gene encoding 4-hydroxyphenylacetate 3-monooxygenase, oxygenase component has product MPVRTGAQYVENLQKHPREVWLRGKRVEDVTTHPALRRPIEQIAGLYDLQHDPELAPVLTGEGPDGSRVGRAFLPCRTPADLRARREAFRAWAEPTLGLMGRSPDFLNTTLMAFAESPGVFAELGPRFADNIRRYHEHVRDHDLFLTHALITPQVDRSKGSSEQQEQFLHMGVVSTSEEGLVVRGARMLATLAPMADELLVYSLPGLRPGDEKHAACFAVPIDAPGLRLISRTPFDDGTRHPFDHPLSSHFEEADCLVVFDDVLVPWDRVFLHGDVGLANALYSATNLRQHTAHQTGVRGLVKLQFITGLAMKLSQSVKIDGFLHVQQKLGECIAAVEQAHALIVASEAEYETTDAGTVRPRFDALQTLRVLLATQYPKLVEVLQTLGAGGLLMMPSVEDFTSPVADDIARYYRGADLSAVDRIRLYKLAWDLCGDAFGQRAAQYERYYAGDPVRLLATNYLSYDKSECFRLVDRALALAGDPDTPAP; this is encoded by the coding sequence ATGCCCGTACGCACCGGTGCGCAGTACGTCGAGAACCTGCAGAAACACCCCCGGGAGGTGTGGCTCCGGGGCAAGCGCGTCGAGGACGTCACCACGCATCCCGCGCTGCGCCGGCCGATCGAGCAGATCGCCGGGCTCTACGACCTGCAGCACGATCCCGAGCTCGCCCCGGTGCTCACCGGGGAGGGTCCGGACGGCTCGCGGGTCGGCCGCGCGTTCCTCCCCTGCCGCACGCCCGCGGACCTGCGCGCGCGGCGCGAGGCGTTCCGCGCCTGGGCCGAACCCACCCTCGGTCTGATGGGACGCTCACCCGACTTCCTCAACACCACGCTGATGGCCTTCGCCGAGTCACCCGGCGTGTTCGCCGAGCTCGGGCCACGCTTCGCGGACAACATCCGGCGCTACCACGAGCACGTCCGGGACCACGACCTGTTCCTCACCCACGCGTTGATCACCCCGCAGGTCGACCGCTCGAAGGGGTCATCGGAGCAGCAGGAGCAGTTCCTGCACATGGGCGTGGTGTCGACGTCCGAGGAGGGCCTGGTCGTCCGGGGCGCCCGGATGCTCGCGACGCTCGCCCCGATGGCCGACGAGCTGCTCGTCTACAGCCTGCCCGGCCTGCGTCCCGGGGACGAGAAGCACGCCGCGTGCTTCGCCGTGCCGATCGACGCCCCCGGCCTGCGGCTGATCTCCCGCACCCCGTTCGACGACGGCACCCGGCACCCCTTCGACCACCCGCTGTCCTCGCACTTCGAGGAGGCCGACTGCCTCGTCGTGTTCGACGACGTGCTCGTGCCGTGGGACCGCGTCTTCCTGCACGGCGATGTGGGGCTGGCCAACGCGCTCTACTCCGCGACGAACCTGCGCCAGCACACCGCGCACCAGACCGGCGTCCGCGGCCTGGTCAAGCTCCAGTTCATCACCGGGCTGGCCATGAAGCTCAGCCAGTCGGTGAAGATCGACGGGTTCCTGCACGTGCAGCAGAAGCTCGGTGAGTGCATCGCCGCCGTCGAGCAGGCGCACGCCCTGATCGTCGCGTCCGAGGCCGAGTACGAGACCACCGACGCCGGCACCGTCCGACCCCGGTTCGACGCACTGCAGACGCTGCGCGTGCTGCTGGCCACGCAGTACCCCAAGCTGGTCGAGGTGCTGCAGACCCTCGGCGCGGGCGGCCTGCTGATGATGCCCTCGGTCGAGGACTTCACCTCCCCCGTCGCCGACGACATCGCCCGCTACTACCGCGGCGCGGACCTGTCCGCGGTCGACCGGATCCGGCTCTACAAGCTCGCCTGGGACCTGTGCGGCGACGCGTTCGGCCAGCGGGCCGCGCAGTACGAGCGCTACTACGCGGGCGACCCGGTGCGGCTGCTGGCCACGAACTACCTGTCCTACGACAAGTCCGAGTGCTTCCGCCTCGTCGACCGCGCCCTCGCACTGGCGGGCGACCCGGACACCCCGGCGCCGTGA
- a CDS encoding flavin reductase family protein → MTPATEVVDPDRFRRALGRFATGVTVITTTTADGPVGATVSAFCSLSLDPPLVLACLGRERSMHRALAAAPGFGVSILASDQAAVARDFARPGDRFAGVAHAPGHHGPHLRGAIAHLDCAVHDMRDGGDHVIVIGRVDALAVHPGDPLLYARGAFLDLPVPSRERAAAHEWLLSAPW, encoded by the coding sequence GTGACACCGGCGACCGAGGTGGTGGACCCCGATCGCTTCCGCCGCGCGCTCGGCCGGTTCGCCACCGGCGTCACCGTGATCACGACGACCACCGCCGACGGGCCGGTCGGCGCCACGGTGAGCGCGTTCTGCTCGCTCTCGCTCGACCCGCCCCTGGTGCTCGCCTGCCTGGGCCGCGAACGGTCGATGCACCGGGCCCTGGCCGCGGCCCCCGGTTTCGGCGTCAGCATCCTGGCGTCGGACCAGGCTGCGGTGGCCCGCGACTTCGCCCGGCCTGGGGACCGGTTCGCCGGCGTCGCGCACGCCCCCGGTCACCACGGCCCCCACCTGCGGGGCGCGATCGCCCACCTGGACTGCGCCGTGCACGACATGCGCGACGGCGGCGATCACGTGATCGTCATCGGCCGGGTCGACGCGCTGGCGGTGCACCCGGGCGACCCGTTGCTCTACGCCCGGGGCGCGTTCCTCGACCTCCCCGTCCCGAGCCGGGAGCGCGCCGCCGCGCACGAGTGGCTGCTCTCCGCCCCCTGGTGA
- a CDS encoding ferredoxin: protein MKISVDMTRCTGHGFCEALAEDVFEVRSDGVTHLLDDDPAESHREAVQEAVDTCPTRALSLLEG from the coding sequence GTGAAGATCAGCGTCGACATGACGAGGTGCACCGGGCACGGCTTCTGCGAGGCGCTGGCCGAGGACGTGTTCGAGGTGCGGTCCGACGGCGTGACGCACCTGCTCGACGACGATCCGGCGGAGAGCCATCGCGAGGCCGTCCAGGAGGCGGTGGACACGTGCCCGACGAGGGCGCTGAGCCTGCTGGAGGGCTGA
- a CDS encoding cytochrome P450 — translation MVERDKNFAVLRERDTITWHPPFEDQLLDDPDDHGFWAITSYDDLIEVTKRHEDFLSGPGILMESLPADFVEAGQSIIGMDPPRHTQLRRLVASAFTPKQMRRIDDMIRRNATGAVDNLLAKAEAGGGQTDFVAECAELLPMNNIADMIGVPDADRKEAMLQLKIATSWDDPEVAGDTKEKVLMAMFGALTYTHGLANRLAAERRENPTGDLLSGLANAEVDGQRLTDHEIGAFYVLLTIAGNDTTRQSIAHGLKALTDNPDQRAWLLEDLEGRMPAAVEEFVRWATPIVTFRRTASRDLEFRGQQITKGDKVVMFYSSANRDERRIERADQLDLSRKPNPHITFGGGGIHHCLGNQLARTQVRSLMTELLSRAPQITSGPAEYTPSNFFNIVKRLPCTPNPA, via the coding sequence ATGGTCGAACGGGACAAGAACTTCGCCGTGTTGCGCGAGCGCGACACGATCACCTGGCACCCGCCCTTCGAGGACCAGCTCCTCGACGACCCGGACGACCACGGCTTCTGGGCGATCACCTCCTACGACGACCTGATCGAGGTGACCAAGCGGCACGAGGACTTCCTGTCCGGCCCGGGGATCCTGATGGAGAGCCTGCCCGCCGACTTCGTCGAGGCCGGCCAGTCGATCATCGGCATGGACCCGCCCCGGCACACGCAGCTCCGCAGGCTGGTGGCCTCGGCGTTCACGCCCAAGCAGATGCGCCGGATCGACGACATGATCCGCCGCAACGCCACCGGCGCCGTCGACAACCTGCTGGCCAAGGCCGAGGCAGGCGGCGGGCAGACCGACTTCGTCGCCGAGTGTGCCGAGCTGCTGCCGATGAACAACATCGCCGACATGATCGGCGTACCCGACGCCGACCGGAAGGAGGCCATGCTGCAGCTGAAGATCGCCACCTCGTGGGACGACCCGGAAGTCGCGGGCGACACCAAGGAGAAGGTCCTGATGGCGATGTTCGGCGCGCTGACCTACACGCACGGGCTCGCCAACCGCCTCGCTGCCGAGCGCCGGGAGAACCCGACCGGTGACCTGCTCTCCGGGCTGGCCAACGCCGAGGTCGACGGCCAGCGACTCACCGACCACGAGATCGGCGCCTTCTACGTGCTGCTGACGATCGCGGGCAACGACACGACGCGCCAGTCGATCGCACACGGCCTCAAGGCGCTCACCGACAACCCGGACCAGCGGGCGTGGCTGCTCGAGGATCTCGAGGGTCGGATGCCCGCGGCGGTGGAGGAGTTCGTCCGGTGGGCCACCCCGATCGTCACCTTCCGCCGCACCGCATCGCGTGACCTGGAGTTCCGCGGGCAGCAGATCACCAAGGGCGACAAGGTCGTCATGTTCTACTCCTCCGCGAACCGCGACGAGCGGCGCATCGAGCGGGCCGACCAGCTCGACCTCTCGCGCAAGCCCAACCCGCACATCACCTTCGGCGGCGGCGGCATCCACCACTGCCTGGGCAACCAGCTCGCCCGCACCCAGGTCCGGTCGCTGATGACCGAGCTGCTCAGCCGGGCGCCGCAGATCACCTCGGGCCCGGCGGAGTACACCCCCAGCAACTTCTTCAACATCGTCAAGCGGTTGCCCTGCACCCCGAACCCGGCATGA